One window of Oceanotoga teriensis genomic DNA carries:
- a CDS encoding class I SAM-dependent methyltransferase, translating into MEQYSKMIFTTSHKPKKEQIEKAYEYAKAYDGVYKNRRHIYKYINDEDFYFSIDKNNNLEIIWKNGKFFYHPSIAKIRYNNYEHTKDDYLIKSLTPCKEDSILDLTYGLGSEALLLAAFSDNVIGLEGSYPIYIIVKEGLKNYNFPDNWMRKASKNIKIKNFNYKKYIYKQKENSFDLVYCDPMFENPQMKSASLNPLRRFAVYDQLDEKDIEQMYKICKKKVVIKARDKDSIWNWLKVDEKMGSSHSGVYYGVINKK; encoded by the coding sequence ATGGAACAATACTCCAAAATGATATTTACAACATCCCACAAACCAAAGAAAGAACAAATTGAAAAAGCTTACGAATATGCTAAAGCTTATGATGGTGTCTATAAAAATAGAAGACATATATATAAATATATAAATGATGAAGATTTTTATTTTTCAATTGATAAAAATAATAATTTAGAGATAATCTGGAAGAATGGTAAGTTTTTTTACCATCCTTCCATTGCTAAGATTAGGTATAATAATTATGAGCATACTAAAGATGATTATTTAATAAAATCATTAACTCCTTGTAAAGAAGATTCTATTTTGGATTTAACATATGGTCTTGGTAGTGAAGCATTATTATTGGCAGCTTTTTCTGATAATGTGATAGGACTTGAAGGATCATATCCAATATATATAATTGTAAAAGAAGGTTTAAAAAATTATAATTTCCCAGATAATTGGATGAGAAAAGCCTCTAAAAACATAAAAATTAAAAATTTTAATTATAAAAAATATATTTATAAACAAAAAGAAAATTCCTTTGATCTTGTCTATTGTGATCCAATGTTTGAAAACCCACAAATGAAATCTGCCAGTTTAAATCCTTTGAGAAGATTTGCTGTTTATGATCAATTAGATGAAAAGGATATAGAACAAATGTATAAAATATGCAAAAAGAAAGTTGTTATAAAAGCTAGAGACAAAGATAGTATATGGAATTGGTTGAAAGTAGATGAAAAAATGGGTAGTAGTCATAGTGGAGTATATTATGGAGTGATAAATAAAAAATGA
- the hpt gene encoding hypoxanthine phosphoribosyltransferase produces MNIKELISEEQIEERVKEMGKEITDYYKEKTDELVAVCVLKGSINFYSDLVKRIDMNVLYNFIQVSSYSGKNTTGRIKVKSWVEESLEGKHVLIVEDVVDTGNTLKYIIKYLERQKPASIEIASAVVKNVYQHGVNVKFPGFDLGDYFILGYGLDYDQKYRNLPYIGYVE; encoded by the coding sequence ATGAATATCAAAGAATTAATAAGTGAGGAACAAATAGAAGAAAGAGTGAAAGAAATGGGAAAAGAAATCACAGATTATTATAAAGAGAAAACAGATGAATTAGTTGCTGTCTGTGTATTAAAAGGGTCAATAAATTTTTATAGTGATCTGGTTAAAAGAATAGATATGAATGTTTTATATAACTTCATTCAAGTGTCAAGTTATTCTGGTAAAAATACTACTGGTAGAATTAAAGTTAAGAGTTGGGTTGAAGAGTCTTTAGAAGGAAAACATGTTTTAATAGTTGAAGATGTTGTAGATACTGGTAATACATTAAAATATATTATAAAATATTTAGAAAGACAAAAACCAGCTTCTATAGAGATAGCATCAGCAGTTGTTAAGAATGTCTATCAACATGGAGTTAATGTTAAATTTCCTGGATTTGATCTTGGAGACTATTTTATTCTTGGCTATGGCCTTGATTATGATCAAAAGTATAGAAATTTGCCATATATTGGTTATGTTGAATAA
- a CDS encoding carbohydrate ABC transporter permease, producing MNYTKFWKTLINVIIYLLVAGGAVVMILPFAWMIMTSLKTDGEVNNWPPTWTSKNFGSTRDINLAKGSSTISNKSVLSLTEFKSLTSNSIYNPNKLVYYVNDDKVRRGEITLNYDKINFADSEDLNVLLEEFYKYFDNSDVRKDINLFFIDREATPENFEKLYFGLFSPETGYYKKTNMVKNIILDLNKMSKFIDLTLEKNINRLPYFRINDSYDQNRINEINDKKQEFENYLKVLRTEINKTINEIEIYSKGLGLISIEENEKILNLLMDFNTNIKTFQDSILSKSNMLISKNIYEPNIQNINTLNMYSYFISNYENIQNKKLDNLKITFKVPLKEDMYNNFVEDIKKSDFSEEFKTEVLKLSNKKNILELKELVIQHFETKIIENIKSDFINEPKDLSRFISVLRTLSKNNANINNYAEYITNSEFEFINSKISDKQNEFESLLNLRISTDNELNKFTKFYSNSISRVELLETSEIIDKILYKENSNIEIYTKKIYSSWLIDEMPIAKANFTFGEKFKNIFQNYVDAWNAAPFSKYYMNTVLMATATTVLEIIIGSMAAFAFAKLNFFGKNFIFTLFLATMMVPGEVMLVPNYITISRFQWIDSYYALIVPWVVSVFAIFLLRQQFLTVPNELWDAAKIDGSSSWRFLWTVMVPLSKPSILTGALLKFVGSWNAFLWVLIVTKSPEMRTLAVGLQTFRSESGEIYNLLMSASTFSLIPVILLFILLQNYFVEGIAKSGLKG from the coding sequence ATGAATTATACTAAGTTTTGGAAAACGCTTATAAATGTAATAATATATTTATTGGTCGCAGGTGGAGCTGTTGTTATGATTCTTCCTTTTGCTTGGATGATAATGACATCATTAAAAACAGATGGAGAAGTTAATAATTGGCCACCTACATGGACATCTAAAAATTTTGGTTCAACTAGAGATATTAATTTGGCAAAAGGATCTTCTACTATTTCAAATAAATCTGTTTTATCATTAACCGAATTTAAATCGTTAACTTCAAATAGTATTTATAATCCTAATAAACTTGTTTATTATGTTAATGATGATAAGGTTAGAAGAGGTGAAATAACTTTAAATTATGATAAAATAAATTTTGCTGATTCTGAAGATTTAAATGTTTTATTAGAAGAATTTTATAAATATTTTGATAATAGTGATGTAAGAAAAGATATTAATTTATTTTTTATAGATAGGGAGGCTACGCCAGAAAATTTTGAAAAATTATATTTTGGATTATTTTCTCCAGAAACGGGCTACTATAAAAAAACTAATATGGTAAAAAATATAATATTAGATCTGAATAAAATGTCAAAATTTATAGATCTTACTTTAGAAAAAAATATAAATCGTTTGCCGTACTTTAGAATAAATGATTCTTATGATCAAAATAGAATAAATGAAATAAATGATAAAAAACAAGAATTTGAAAATTATTTAAAAGTTCTTAGAACAGAAATAAATAAAACTATAAATGAAATTGAAATATATTCAAAAGGTTTAGGTTTGATATCTATTGAAGAAAATGAAAAAATATTGAATTTATTGATGGACTTTAACACAAATATAAAAACTTTTCAAGATTCAATACTATCGAAATCTAATATGTTAATATCTAAAAATATATATGAACCTAATATACAAAATATAAATACATTGAATATGTACTCTTATTTTATTAGTAATTATGAAAATATTCAAAATAAAAAACTTGATAATTTAAAAATAACTTTTAAAGTTCCTTTAAAGGAAGATATGTATAATAATTTTGTAGAAGATATAAAAAAATCTGATTTTTCAGAAGAATTCAAAACAGAAGTTTTAAAATTATCAAATAAAAAAAATATTTTAGAATTAAAAGAATTAGTTATACAACATTTTGAAACAAAAATAATTGAAAATATAAAATCTGATTTTATAAATGAACCAAAAGATTTATCAAGATTTATAAGTGTATTAAGAACTCTTTCAAAAAATAATGCTAATATAAATAATTATGCAGAATATATAACTAATAGTGAGTTTGAATTTATAAATTCAAAGATATCAGATAAACAAAATGAATTTGAGTCACTGTTAAATTTAAGGATTTCTACAGATAATGAATTGAATAAATTTACAAAATTTTATTCAAATAGTATATCAAGAGTAGAATTATTAGAAACTTCAGAAATTATAGATAAAATACTTTATAAAGAGAATTCAAATATAGAAATATATACAAAAAAAATATATTCGAGTTGGTTAATAGATGAAATGCCTATCGCAAAAGCAAATTTTACATTTGGTGAAAAATTTAAAAACATATTTCAAAATTATGTAGATGCATGGAATGCTGCGCCATTTTCTAAATATTATATGAACACCGTTTTAATGGCTACAGCAACAACTGTTTTAGAAATAATAATTGGATCAATGGCAGCTTTTGCTTTTGCAAAATTGAATTTTTTTGGTAAAAATTTTATTTTTACTTTATTTTTGGCTACTATGATGGTACCTGGAGAAGTTATGCTTGTACCAAATTATATTACAATAAGTAGATTTCAATGGATAGACTCATATTATGCATTAATTGTACCTTGGGTTGTAAGTGTTTTTGCTATTTTCTTGTTAAGACAACAATTCCTTACTGTACCTAATGAATTATGGGATGCAGCAAAAATAGATGGTTCTTCAAGTTGGAGGTTCTTGTGGACTGTTATGGTTCCATTAAGCAAACCTTCAATATTAACTGGAGCTTTATTAAAGTTTGTAGGAAGTTGGAATGCATTTTTATGGGTTCTTATAGTTACAAAGAGTCCAGAAATGAGAACATTAGCTGTTGGATTGCAAACATTTAGAAGTGAATCTGGAGAAATATACAATTTATTGATGTCAGCATCTACATTCTCATTAATTCCGGTAATATTATTATTTATACTTCTACAAAACTACTTTGTTGAAGGTATAGCAAAAAGTGGTTTAAAAGGTTAA
- the fliF gene encoding flagellar basal-body MS-ring/collar protein FliF, whose translation MGKYLAKIREWWLSLEKRQKVIYSSLLAGLILVVIVSVILLNKVTYSFFLSGVEQSEAGNIISKLEEMNIKYKVTPGGSIYVADVNVNELRMKMAAQGTLGGTNRGYDLLSNQGFGATSYDKQVNYQIALEGELSKSISTIQGVKYSRVHLVIPPRTYYQVGETAKPRASVLLILDAGYTLKNDQVMGIVNFITGSVQGLERENVKVVDNYSNDLTASVTDYGVGNANTKFQLKKQLEDYYSEKVEQNLQTIFGLGNVVVIPEINLNWEKIESEERELKPSTKDKGIILSQQNESQESYDNNSTQGVVGTDSNVPPFTYQSPENADGILYKNSKTITNYDVGEIYKKTVEDKNGEISSKSFTVFVDFQKANIPENDEIKQQFTQAISNAVGTSQENITVMSMAFNREYETIRAELEQNIKEKNDKIILILTLIISVSLLTLLMFVVMKLMKRRKTRKIIEERKRKLESRVKEVVSELEEETIEEYTPAQEAQKKLEEIVDARPEDVAEIIKIWINSQ comes from the coding sequence ATGGGTAAATACTTAGCGAAAATTCGTGAATGGTGGTTAAGTCTTGAAAAAAGACAAAAAGTTATTTATTCCTCTTTACTTGCAGGGTTAATACTCGTGGTTATAGTGTCTGTTATTCTTTTAAACAAAGTTACTTATAGTTTTTTTCTTTCTGGTGTTGAACAATCAGAAGCTGGAAATATAATTTCTAAGCTTGAAGAGATGAACATAAAGTATAAAGTTACACCAGGTGGATCTATATATGTTGCTGATGTTAATGTAAATGAATTAAGAATGAAAATGGCTGCGCAAGGAACTCTTGGAGGAACTAATAGAGGATATGATTTGCTTAGTAATCAAGGTTTTGGAGCTACATCATATGATAAACAAGTTAATTATCAAATAGCTTTAGAAGGAGAATTATCTAAGAGTATATCTACAATACAAGGCGTTAAGTATTCAAGAGTACATTTAGTTATTCCGCCAAGAACATATTATCAAGTCGGTGAAACTGCTAAACCGAGAGCATCAGTCCTTTTAATATTAGATGCAGGTTATACTTTGAAAAATGATCAAGTTATGGGAATAGTAAATTTCATAACTGGTTCTGTACAGGGACTTGAAAGAGAAAATGTTAAAGTAGTTGATAATTATTCTAATGACTTAACAGCTAGTGTAACTGATTATGGAGTTGGAAATGCAAATACTAAATTTCAATTAAAAAAACAACTTGAAGACTATTATTCTGAAAAAGTTGAACAAAATCTTCAAACTATATTTGGTTTGGGGAATGTCGTTGTTATACCAGAAATAAATTTAAACTGGGAAAAAATAGAAAGTGAAGAAAGAGAGTTAAAACCTTCCACTAAAGATAAAGGAATAATATTAAGCCAACAAAATGAAAGTCAAGAGTCGTATGATAACAATTCTACTCAAGGAGTAGTTGGAACTGATTCGAATGTTCCGCCTTTTACATATCAATCTCCTGAGAATGCAGATGGAATACTTTATAAGAATTCAAAAACAATTACTAATTATGATGTTGGGGAAATTTATAAAAAAACTGTTGAAGATAAAAATGGAGAAATATCTTCAAAATCATTCACAGTTTTTGTTGATTTTCAAAAAGCTAATATACCTGAAAATGATGAAATCAAACAACAATTTACACAAGCAATTTCTAATGCGGTAGGTACTTCACAAGAAAATATAACTGTTATGTCTATGGCATTTAATAGAGAATATGAAACTATTAGAGCTGAACTTGAACAAAATATTAAAGAAAAAAATGATAAAATTATTTTAATTCTTACATTGATAATAAGTGTTAGTTTATTAACATTATTAATGTTTGTAGTTATGAAATTGATGAAGAGAAGAAAAACAAGAAAAATAATTGAAGAAAGAAAAAGAAAACTTGAAAGTAGAGTTAAAGAAGTTGTTAGTGAATTAGAAGAAGAAACTATAGAAGAATATACACCTGCTCAAGAAGCTCAAAAGAAATTAGAAGAAATTGTTGATGCGAGACCAGAAGATGTTGCCGAAATCATAAAAATCTGGATAAATTCGCAATAA
- the fliI gene encoding flagellar protein export ATPase FliI — MRKIDFENILYNFKNNLKSKSNLILEGKVNRIVGVTIESTGPDAAIGDLCKIKLKNKNTSLAETVGFKDNNLLLMPYEDVEGLYVGASVKKLNKKVSINVGDELLGRVVDGLCRPIDEKDLKLKDSISIYNSPPNPLKRKNIENPLSVGIKAIDGMLTIGRGQRISIMAGSGVGKSTLLGMIARNTEADINIIALIGERGREVREFLERDLGEKGLKKSVVIVSTSDQPALMRVKALYTATSIAEYFRDKGKNVLLMVDSLTRWAMAKREIGLSTGEPPATRGYTPSVFSDLPKILERAGNSDKGTMTGVYTVLVEADDMNDPIGDTVRGIVDGHIVLSRKLADSGHYPAIDILSSVSRVMNNVISKEHLISSRLIKDLYSTYKDAKDLIEVGAYKKGMNQKIDKSIELINDINLFLTQDVSESFLIEDIVQKMLEISNMANN; from the coding sequence ATGAGGAAAATTGATTTTGAAAATATACTCTATAATTTTAAAAATAATTTAAAAAGCAAATCCAATTTAATATTAGAAGGAAAAGTTAACAGAATTGTTGGAGTTACTATAGAATCAACAGGACCAGATGCTGCTATAGGCGATTTATGTAAAATAAAATTAAAAAATAAAAACACTTCTCTTGCTGAAACAGTAGGATTCAAAGATAATAATTTATTACTCATGCCTTATGAAGATGTAGAAGGGTTATATGTTGGGGCTTCTGTAAAAAAATTAAATAAAAAAGTTTCAATAAATGTTGGAGATGAACTTTTAGGAAGAGTAGTTGATGGGCTTTGTAGACCAATAGATGAAAAAGATTTAAAACTTAAAGATAGTATAAGTATATATAATTCTCCTCCAAACCCTTTAAAAAGAAAAAATATTGAAAATCCTCTTTCTGTTGGAATTAAAGCTATTGATGGAATGTTAACTATTGGAAGAGGACAACGTATAAGTATAATGGCTGGTAGTGGAGTTGGAAAAAGTACATTATTAGGAATGATTGCGAGAAACACAGAAGCTGATATAAATATAATAGCCTTAATTGGTGAAAGAGGAAGAGAAGTAAGAGAATTTTTAGAAAGGGATCTTGGTGAAAAGGGATTAAAAAAATCAGTAGTAATTGTTTCTACCTCTGATCAACCAGCTCTTATGAGGGTAAAAGCTTTATATACAGCAACTTCTATAGCTGAATACTTTAGAGATAAGGGGAAAAATGTTCTTTTAATGGTTGATTCGCTAACAAGATGGGCTATGGCTAAAAGAGAAATAGGTCTTTCAACAGGTGAACCACCGGCAACTAGAGGATATACTCCAAGTGTTTTTTCAGATCTCCCAAAAATATTAGAAAGGGCTGGTAATTCAGATAAAGGTACTATGACAGGAGTTTATACAGTTCTTGTTGAAGCAGATGATATGAATGATCCAATTGGTGATACAGTTAGAGGTATTGTTGATGGTCATATAGTATTATCCAGAAAATTAGCTGATTCAGGACATTATCCTGCAATTGATATATTATCAAGTGTTTCAAGGGTTATGAATAATGTCATCAGTAAAGAACATTTAATTTCTTCTAGACTTATTAAAGATTTATATTCTACTTATAAAGATGCAAAAGATTTAATTGAAGTAGGGGCTTATAAAAAAGGAATGAATCAAAAGATAGACAAATCCATAGAGTTAATAAATGATATTAATTTATTTCTAACACAAGATGTTTCAGAAAGTTTTCTTATTGAGGATATAGTTCAAAAAATGTTAGAAATATCGAATATGGCCAATAATTAA
- a CDS encoding carbohydrate ABC transporter permease, whose product MGIPAEYLILVISFAIVLFLLLLKFLFKKTLTPVNYRKANESITAYLYLLPSFVVLSIFVFWPVIYSFILSFFKWDFQNQANPAFIGLENYKKLFQLKNPIDVSFNQAFFNSLLILLTFIFLMHWIFDIKKIQNKKHKNIVKIMSILGIAGIILTVFFNVIGIISSLILVIAYTILAAKKFAYNTNDKLMGRLILFFVFIFLTSKIGILDIIKYVSIAKQEADFIKAIWNTTYYVLLSTPITIFLALLIALLMNRKLFGKTFFRTIYFIPFVTSVVAVSLVWQWIFNDNGLLNYFLQQMGFEKVLWLKDEKFTIPTVAIISIWKLIGYYSVIFLSGLQNISRTYYEAAEVDGANPWQKFKFITWPLLSPTTFFILIVSMIGAFKVFSEIFVLYSGMPGPYNNSGLTVVYFIYDKFYTQQRMGEASAAAYVLFGIILLFTFIQIKAGKKRVHYDS is encoded by the coding sequence ATGGGTATTCCTGCAGAGTATTTGATTTTAGTCATTTCTTTTGCAATAGTATTATTCTTATTGCTTTTAAAATTTCTTTTTAAAAAAACTTTAACTCCTGTAAATTACAGGAAAGCAAATGAAAGTATAACAGCTTATTTGTACTTACTACCATCTTTTGTGGTACTTTCAATATTTGTTTTTTGGCCTGTAATATACTCTTTTATTTTAAGTTTTTTTAAATGGGATTTCCAGAATCAGGCAAATCCAGCATTTATAGGTTTAGAAAACTATAAAAAATTATTTCAATTAAAAAATCCTATAGATGTCAGTTTTAATCAAGCCTTTTTTAATTCTCTATTAATTCTTTTGACATTTATATTTTTAATGCATTGGATTTTTGATATTAAAAAAATTCAAAATAAAAAACATAAAAATATAGTTAAAATAATGAGTATTTTGGGGATTGCTGGTATAATTTTGACTGTTTTTTTCAATGTTATTGGAATAATTAGTTCTTTAATTTTGGTTATTGCTTATACAATATTGGCTGCTAAAAAATTTGCTTATAATACAAATGATAAATTAATGGGAAGACTTATATTATTTTTTGTCTTCATATTTTTAACTTCTAAGATAGGGATTTTAGATATAATAAAATATGTTTCTATAGCGAAGCAAGAAGCAGATTTTATAAAAGCTATTTGGAATACTACATATTATGTATTATTATCAACGCCTATAACAATATTTTTGGCGCTTTTAATAGCACTTTTAATGAATAGAAAATTATTTGGAAAAACTTTTTTTAGAACTATTTATTTTATACCTTTTGTAACCAGTGTAGTTGCGGTTTCATTGGTATGGCAATGGATTTTTAATGATAATGGTCTTTTGAACTATTTTTTACAACAAATGGGATTTGAAAAGGTTTTGTGGCTTAAAGATGAAAAGTTTACAATACCAACGGTTGCTATAATATCTATTTGGAAATTGATAGGTTATTATTCTGTAATATTCCTTTCAGGATTACAAAATATAAGTAGAACATATTATGAAGCAGCAGAAGTAGATGGAGCTAATCCATGGCAAAAATTTAAATTTATTACTTGGCCATTATTATCTCCTACAACATTTTTTATTTTGATTGTTTCTATGATAGGTGCATTTAAGGTGTTTTCGGAAATTTTCGTTCTTTATTCAGGTATGCCTGGACCATACAATAACTCTGGTTTAACGGTTGTATATTTTATATATGATAAGTTCTATACACAACAAAGAATGGGAGAAGCAAGTGCTGCAGCTTATGTGCTTTTTGGAATTATTCTTTTGTTCACTTTCATACAAATAAAAGCCGGTAAAAAAAGAGTTCATTATGATTCTTAA
- a CDS encoding purine-nucleoside phosphorylase, which produces MIKNIDEYVKKVEEASKYIKEQIKDNIDLAIVLGSGLETVLESVESPINISYENIPNFPKSTAPGHKGELIIGNIGSKKVLLMNGRFHYYEGYTMKEVTFPIRVMNEIGINKLIVTNAAGGMNPNFEKGIPCILTDFINFFGDNPLLGENNDNWGPRFPDMSEPFSKKMIEAALKSAKNVEEKVFTGVYLGITGPTFETPAELRMMRNFGADLVGMSTVPEVIVANHAGMEVLGISAITDMAIAEGLEKVTSDDVLEVAKNAGRKISKIIMDLINNM; this is translated from the coding sequence ATGATTAAAAATATCGATGAATATGTTAAAAAAGTAGAAGAAGCATCAAAATATATAAAGGAACAAATAAAAGATAATATTGATTTAGCTATTGTTTTAGGTTCTGGACTCGAAACAGTTTTAGAAAGTGTAGAAAGTCCTATCAATATATCTTATGAAAATATACCAAATTTTCCTAAGTCTACAGCCCCTGGTCATAAAGGGGAATTAATAATTGGAAATATAGGTTCTAAAAAAGTATTGCTCATGAATGGTAGGTTCCATTATTATGAGGGATATACTATGAAAGAAGTAACTTTTCCTATTAGAGTTATGAATGAAATTGGAATAAATAAACTAATAGTTACCAATGCAGCTGGTGGAATGAATCCAAATTTTGAAAAGGGTATACCTTGTATATTAACAGACTTCATAAATTTCTTTGGAGATAATCCATTACTTGGAGAGAATAATGACAATTGGGGTCCAAGATTCCCAGATATGTCAGAACCTTTTTCAAAAAAAATGATTGAAGCTGCTTTAAAATCTGCTAAGAATGTAGAAGAAAAAGTATTTACGGGAGTATATCTTGGAATTACAGGTCCAACTTTTGAAACACCTGCTGAATTGAGAATGATGAGAAATTTTGGAGCAGATTTAGTTGGAATGTCTACAGTTCCAGAAGTAATAGTTGCGAATCATGCAGGAATGGAAGTTTTAGGTATCTCAGCTATAACTGATATGGCAATTGCTGAAGGACTTGAAAAAGTTACATCTGATGATGTTTTAGAAGTTGCTAAGAATGCTGGTAGAAAAATCTCTAAAATAATTATGGATTTAATAAACAATATGTGA
- the fliG gene encoding flagellar motor switch protein FliG: MEKNELNGIKKSAILLVLMGSDRAGKVLKKLNDTDVEQLTLEIANLEKIEEPIKENILAEFFEFAKVKEFINKGGVEYAKQLLENAFGPDKAIEIIEKLVSNLQVKPFDFLRKIDVAQMVNVLQNEHPQTVALVLCYLPPVTSSQVIANLPESLQVDVIKRISVMNSATPDVVKEIESKMKDRLSTFTVQTFSQVGGIEVSAEIMNSIDRVVSKNIFDRLSERDPKLSEEIRKRMFVFEDIVKLDDRAVQRIAREIETKDLTLSLKGASEEVKEKMFSNISKRAGQIIKEELEFMGPVRVKDVDEAQQRIVNIIRKLEESGEIIIGGGGGEELIV, encoded by the coding sequence ATGGAAAAAAATGAATTGAATGGAATTAAAAAATCAGCAATTTTATTAGTTCTTATGGGTTCTGATAGAGCGGGGAAAGTTTTGAAAAAATTAAATGATACGGATGTAGAGCAATTAACGCTTGAAATAGCTAATTTAGAAAAAATAGAGGAACCTATAAAAGAAAATATTTTAGCTGAATTTTTTGAATTTGCTAAGGTTAAAGAGTTTATCAATAAAGGTGGAGTAGAATATGCAAAACAACTTCTTGAAAATGCATTTGGTCCTGATAAAGCAATAGAAATAATAGAAAAATTGGTATCTAATTTACAGGTTAAACCTTTTGATTTTCTGAGAAAAATAGATGTTGCACAAATGGTAAATGTTTTACAAAATGAACATCCTCAAACAGTAGCTTTGGTTTTATGTTATTTACCTCCTGTTACTTCATCTCAAGTAATTGCAAATTTGCCAGAATCATTGCAAGTAGATGTAATAAAGAGAATATCTGTAATGAATTCAGCAACTCCTGATGTGGTAAAAGAAATAGAGTCAAAGATGAAAGATAGACTTTCAACATTTACGGTTCAAACTTTTTCTCAGGTTGGAGGAATAGAAGTTTCAGCTGAAATAATGAATAGTATAGATAGAGTTGTAAGTAAAAATATTTTTGACAGACTTTCTGAAAGAGATCCTAAACTTTCAGAAGAAATTAGAAAAAGAATGTTTGTTTTTGAAGATATTGTTAAACTTGATGATAGAGCAGTTCAAAGAATTGCAAGAGAAATCGAAACAAAAGATCTTACTTTGTCTTTAAAAGGAGCTTCTGAAGAAGTAAAAGAAAAAATGTTTTCAAATATTTCAAAAAGAGCTGGTCAGATAATAAAAGAAGAATTAGAATTTATGGGTCCTGTTAGAGTTAAAGATGTTGATGAGGCTCAACAAAGAATAGTCAATATAATAAGAAAGTTAGAAGAATCAGGTGAAATAATAATTGGTGGTGGTGGAGGTGAAGAACTAATTGTATAA
- a CDS encoding lytic transglycosylase domain-containing protein: MKKNIILFVYVTFIFIHLFSFFNKYERLFLKPGYYFEYNISNNKQVNFNLFNISKFPVLDSNEILSKAWSQQRSLIGGQIMVESSNYTHAISSSNAMGLLQMKYLTGQDLYVYNLFDPYDNLKGALEYHGYLRLLFDDEKKQIAAYHDGPSKILKNGMTSSGELYYLKVKEQQKKYQNRKIYSPFIYGLSFGYDGLNLDVEKINTSIYLSAAYRKIEFYSDLYINLSKKSDIIKSDFNFEISVLYYPSTVFAFGIENLSGVIRIGLPWEHFILKFYNDPEFSYFKKINDIVDFKAILRNNYSKLGFGFKYKNIQSDLYYEIFSNSFIFEIKLF, translated from the coding sequence ATGAAAAAAAATATTATTTTATTTGTATATGTAACTTTTATTTTTATACATTTATTTTCTTTTTTTAATAAATATGAAAGGTTATTTCTAAAACCTGGATATTATTTTGAATATAATATTAGCAATAATAAACAGGTCAATTTTAATTTGTTCAATATTTCAAAATTCCCTGTATTGGATAGTAATGAAATCCTTTCTAAAGCTTGGTCTCAACAAAGAAGTTTGATTGGTGGACAAATTATGGTAGAATCTTCAAATTATACACATGCAATATCTTCATCAAATGCAATGGGACTTTTACAAATGAAATATTTAACTGGACAAGATTTATATGTATATAATTTATTCGATCCTTATGATAATTTAAAAGGAGCTTTGGAATATCATGGTTATCTTAGATTATTATTTGATGATGAAAAAAAGCAAATAGCAGCTTATCATGATGGTCCTTCAAAAATACTAAAGAATGGAATGACATCATCAGGCGAATTATATTATTTAAAAGTTAAAGAGCAACAAAAAAAATATCAGAATAGAAAAATATATTCACCTTTTATTTATGGCTTAAGTTTTGGATATGATGGCTTAAATCTCGATGTTGAAAAAATAAATACATCGATATATTTGTCTGCGGCTTACAGAAAAATCGAGTTTTATTCAGATTTATATATCAATTTATCTAAGAAAAGTGATATAATAAAAAGTGATTTTAATTTTGAAATTTCTGTTTTATATTATCCTTCGACGGTATTTGCTTTTGGAATAGAAAATTTATCTGGAGTAATAAGAATAGGGTTACCCTGGGAACATTTTATATTAAAATTTTATAATGATCCTGAATTTTCTTATTTTAAAAAAATCAATGATATAGTTGATTTTAAAGCAATTTTGAGAAACAATTACTCCAAATTAGGTTTTGGTTTTAAATATAAAAATATACAAAGTGATTTATATTATGAGATATTTTCAAATTCATTTATTTTTGAAATTAAACTATTTTGA